The Agrococcus carbonis sequence AAGGTACCAGAAACCTCCGTGTTGCCAATTACACCATACCCCAATGGCCGCGCGCCGAAGCGGAGCGAACCAAGAGTCAAGCATAGCGGCTCCCGCGGGCGAGCGCCAATCGCGCAGGGCGCCCGCGGGTCGTGCGTCAGGACGCGTCGGCGGACCGCTCGGTCGCCCGCGGGAGCGGGGCGGCGGGAGCGCGGCGCTCGGGGCCGAAGGCCAGGATGGCGGTCGTGATCACGCCCGCGGCCAGGATGCCGGCGAGCACGAGCAGCTGGAAGCGGCCGGCCTCGACGGGCGAGAGGCCCGCGAACACCGCCCCGACGAAGGCGCCCGGCAGCACCACGATGCCGGTCGTGCGGGTCTGGTCGATCGCCGGCAGGAGCGTCGTGCGCACCGCGGCCCGTGCGAGCGTCGCGATCGACTGCCGCGGGGTCGCGCCGAGCGCGAGCCAGCCCTCGACCTCGCCCCAGCGGTCGCGGATCGACCCGTGCAGCACGCGCTGCACGAGGATCGCCATCGTCATCGCGTTGCCGATCACGATGCCCCCGATCGCGAGCAGGTACTGCGCGGTGAGCTCGAGGGCACCGGTGCCGAAGACGACGAGCATCGCGGCGGCGGGGCCCGCGACGATCGCGGCGGCGAGGAGCGGCAGGGGCGCCGAGTGCGCGCGGCCCCGATGCGCGGCGGTGAGGATCGCCGCGACGAGCATGACGACGAGCCCGAGCGCCACCCACCTGACGTCCTGGATGAGCCCCGCGAGCACGACGCTCAGGAGCGCGAGCTGCACCGCCGCGCGCGCGACCGCGATCGCCGCATCCCACGGCGCCTCGACGCGCAGCATCCGCATGCCGACCACCGCGATCGCCGCGAGCAGCGCGATGGCGGCGGCGGTGCGGAGCCAGAGCTCGGGGTCCATGAGGGCAGTGTTCCATTCCGTGGCGGCGGGCGGTACGGGCGGGGTCTCGTGACGCGTCGGCCTGCGGCCGGCGCTCCTCGACCGGCGGGGGACGCCAGCCACGCTGGTCGAGTAGCGGGCGCAGCCCGCGTATCGAGACCTGGAGCCACTCGCCGCGGGTCTCGTGACGCGAGCGCCTACGGCGCCCGCTCCTCGACCGGCGAGGGGACCGTCCCGCGCGGGCGAGGTTCGTCTCGATACGGGCCTGCGGCCCTACTCGACGACCGTGGGGGCCTGCGGCCGGCGCTCCTCGACCGGCGGGGGAGGCCAGCCACGCTGGTCGAGTAGCGGGCGCAGCCCGCGTATCGAGACCTGGAGCCACTCGCCGCGGGTCTCGTGACGCGAGCGCCTGCGGCGCCCGCTCCTCGACCGGCGGGGGTGCTAGAGGCCGCGAGCGATGAGGTCGCGGTTGATGACCGAGGCGGCGATCGTGCCGGCGCCCGCCGCGACCGCGAGCTGGCGGAAGCCGGGCGTGATGTCGCCGGCGGCGTAGATGCCCGGGGCCGACGCGCGCTGCGTGCGGTCGACGATCACGAGCCCCTCCTCGTCGGTCTCGAGCCCGAGCGAGTCGGCGAACTCGAGCTGCGGGTGCCACCACGGCCGCACGAAGCCGCCGGTGCGGACGCTGCGCGAGCCGTCCTCGAGCACGATCGCCTGCATGCCCTCCCGGTCGCCCTCGATCGCCGCGATCGGCGTGCGCACGAGGGCGACGCCGTGCTCGGCGAGCCTCGCCTCGCCGGCCTCGGACACCGCATCCGCCGCCCCGTTCGTGAAGACCGCGAGGTCGTCGGTGTGGCGGCGGATCACCATGGCGCGGTCGACGAGGTCGTCGGTCTCGCCGATGAGGGCGAGCGCCTGCCCGCGCTTGTCGTAGCCGTCGCAGTCCATGCACGAGTGCAGGCTCGTGCCGTACCAGGGGCGCACGTGCTGCGAGACCGGCAGCGTCTCGCTGAGCCCCGTCGCGATGAGCACGGCGGATGCGCGGGTCTCGCTCTCGGCGCGGGATCCGGGCTGCTCGGCCTGCACCGCGAAGCCGCCGTCGACCGCGGCGATCTGCCGCACGAGCGTGCGCTCGTAGCTGACCGTCGGGTAGCGCAGCACCTCTTCGCGGCCCATCGTGCGGAGCTCGAGCGGCGAGATGCCGTCGCGCGTGATGAAGCCGTGCGACTGCAGCGTCGCCGCGTGGCGGGGGCGGTTGGAGTCGAGCATCGCCACCGTGCGCTGGGCGCGCGCGAGGTTGAGCGTCGCGGCGAGGCCCGCGGGGCCTGCGCCGATGACGACGACGTCGACGTCCATCAGACGCTCGCGGCTAGCCGGTCGATGCGGGCGAGCACCGACTCGCGGCCGAGCAGCTCCATCGACTCGAACAGCGGCGGCGACACGCGACGGCCCGTCACCGCGACGCGCAGCGGCGTGAAGGCGAAGCGCGGCTTGATGCCGAGGCCCTCGACGAGCACCTCGCGCAGCACCTGCTCGATCGAGGCGGTGTCGAAGGTCTCGAGCTCGGCGAGCGCGCGGCGGGAGGCCTCGAGCGCCGCGTGCGCGTCGTCGCCCAGCTTGTCGACCGCATCCGGGTCGTGGTGGATGTCCTCGTCGTCGAGGAAGAGGAAGCCCAGCATGTCCTCGGCCTGGCCGATGAGCTGCATGCGCTCCTGCACGAGCGGCGCGGCCTTCGCGAGCAGCGCGCGCTCGTCGTCGGACGGCTTCCCGCCGAAGACCTGGCCGAGGTAGGGCTCGAGGCGCGCGGCGAAGTCGTCGGGCGCGAGCATGCGCACGTGGTCGCCGTTGATCGACTCGGCCTTCTTGGCGTCGAAG is a genomic window containing:
- a CDS encoding ABC transporter permease — translated: MDPELWLRTAAAIALLAAIAVVGMRMLRVEAPWDAAIAVARAAVQLALLSVVLAGLIQDVRWVALGLVVMLVAAILTAAHRGRAHSAPLPLLAAAIVAGPAAAMLVVFGTGALELTAQYLLAIGGIVIGNAMTMAILVQRVLHGSIRDRWGEVEGWLALGATPRQSIATLARAAVRTTLLPAIDQTRTTGIVVLPGAFVGAVFAGLSPVEAGRFQLLVLAGILAAGVITTAILAFGPERRAPAAPLPRATERSADAS
- a CDS encoding NAD(P)/FAD-dependent oxidoreductase; its protein translation is MDVDVVVIGAGPAGLAATLNLARAQRTVAMLDSNRPRHAATLQSHGFITRDGISPLELRTMGREEVLRYPTVSYERTLVRQIAAVDGGFAVQAEQPGSRAESETRASAVLIATGLSETLPVSQHVRPWYGTSLHSCMDCDGYDKRGQALALIGETDDLVDRAMVIRRHTDDLAVFTNGAADAVSEAGEARLAEHGVALVRTPIAAIEGDREGMQAIVLEDGSRSVRTGGFVRPWWHPQLEFADSLGLETDEEGLVIVDRTQRASAPGIYAAGDITPGFRQLAVAAGAGTIAASVINRDLIARGL